In Acinonyx jubatus isolate Ajub_Pintada_27869175 chromosome B3, VMU_Ajub_asm_v1.0, whole genome shotgun sequence, a genomic segment contains:
- the SNURF gene encoding SNRPN upstream reading frame protein gives MERARDRLHLRRTTEQHVPEVEVQVKRRRTASLSNQECQLYPRRSQQQQVPVLDFQAELRQAFLAETPRGG, from the exons GGACCGCTTACACCTGAGACGGACCACGGAGCAGCACGTACCAGAGGTGGAAGTACAAGTCAAACGTAGAAGGACAGCCTCACTGAGCAACCAAGA GTGTCAGCTCTACCCAAGGCGATCTCAGCAGCAGCAAGTACCTGTGTTGGATTTCCAGGCGGAATTGAGACAGGCATTCTTAGCAGAGACACCAAGAGGTGGTTAA